From a single Pseudophryne corroboree isolate aPseCor3 chromosome 6, aPseCor3.hap2, whole genome shotgun sequence genomic region:
- the LOC134933319 gene encoding uncharacterized protein LOC134933319 isoform X2: MPQSRDQTFWTGFIDLYRENECLWRTKSRDYFDKIKKLRALQQLVDYSKKDYDEADINWMKNKIQNLRTIFKKEHYQVKDSQRSSARTSEVYKPSLWYYDLLFTLEQKTVTQSRSMVEPNPLGQMAEANNENPERVDPPTPDLEMELAGVPEAVVLESVPEQTTLTPRVPSKRSCGIKCDGWDTYIVRASFEERRAPCLQDGSSYSGTP, encoded by the exons ATGCCACAATCACGTGATCAAACCTTCTGGACTGGATTCATAGACTTGTATCGCGAGAATGAATGTCTGTGGCGAACCAAAAGCCGAGATTACTTTGACAAAATCAAAAAGTTAAGGGCATTACAACAATTGGTGGACTATAGTAAAAAGGACTACGATGAGGCTGACATAAACTGGATGAAGAATAAGATACAAAATTTGAGGACCATCTTCAAAAAAGAACATTATCAAGTTAAAGATTCACAGCGTTCCAGTGCAAGAACAAGTGAAGTCTATAAACCATCCTTATGGTATTATGACCTTCTATTTACCCTGGAACAAAAAACAGTGACCCAATCCCGGAGTATGGTGGAGCCAAACCCTCTGGGGCAGATGGCAGAGGCTAATAATGAGAATCCTGAGAGGGTGGATCCG CCAACTCCGGATTTGGAAATGGAGTTAGCAGGTGTTCCAGAAGCCGTCGTACTAGAGAGTGTGCCGGAACAGACAACTCTAACTCCCCGTGTACCATCAAAAAGGAGTTGCGGCATCAAGTGCGATGGCTGGGACACCTACATTGTCAGAGCGAGTTTTGAGGAACGCAGAG